Proteins encoded in a region of the Paenibacillus wynnii genome:
- a CDS encoding SPFH domain-containing protein, translating to MKEKILHPVSGFWVIALFIVCLGGGIYGASQEYVIVPLILIFIATVLLTSITIVQPNKAVVVTFFGQYVGTIATSGMWAVTPFSIRKTISLRVRNFNSVKLKVNDVEGNPIEIAAVIVFKVINSAKALFDVDKYMAFVEIQSETALRHVASKYPYDNFNETGMSLRANADEIAKELAVELQDRLSLSGVEVIEARLTHLAYSTEIASTMLQRQQASAILSARQIIVEGAVGMVDMAIRKLKEDGVVELDEERKAAMINNLMVAIVSERGASPIINAGSLY from the coding sequence ATGAAGGAGAAAATACTGCATCCGGTTAGTGGCTTTTGGGTTATCGCTTTGTTTATAGTTTGTCTGGGGGGCGGGATTTATGGGGCATCGCAAGAATATGTTATTGTACCCCTCATCCTAATCTTTATTGCAACGGTACTTCTTACTAGCATTACAATTGTACAACCGAACAAAGCAGTGGTCGTTACTTTTTTCGGGCAGTATGTAGGGACAATCGCCACAAGCGGAATGTGGGCAGTTACGCCGTTCAGTATTCGCAAGACCATTTCCCTGCGTGTCCGGAACTTCAACAGTGTGAAGCTTAAGGTTAACGATGTTGAGGGTAATCCAATCGAAATTGCAGCCGTGATTGTGTTCAAAGTTATTAATTCTGCAAAAGCCCTCTTTGATGTTGATAAGTATATGGCTTTCGTCGAAATTCAGAGTGAAACGGCGTTGCGCCATGTAGCCAGCAAATATCCGTATGATAATTTTAATGAGACAGGAATGTCTCTGCGGGCGAACGCTGATGAAATCGCCAAAGAGCTGGCAGTTGAATTACAGGATCGCCTTTCCTTATCCGGTGTCGAGGTGATCGAAGCCCGGCTGACGCATCTGGCCTATTCGACAGAAATCGCCAGCACCATGCTCCAACGCCAACAAGCATCTGCTATCCTCTCTGCCCGTCAAATTATCGTTGAAGGTGCAGTGGGCATGGTAGATATGGCCATCAGGAAGCTGAAAGAGGATGGAGTCGTAGAACTGGATGAAGAGCGTAAAGCGGCTATGATCAACAATCTCATGGTGGCCATCGTATCAGAACGTGGAGCGAGCCCGATTATTAACGCCGGCTCGTTGTACTAG
- a CDS encoding PLP-dependent transferase: MDEKLRIESRLAQIGSQEDPATGAVNYPIYQSTAFRHPRLGQSTGFDYIRTKNPTRSVLENVSAELESGDAGFACSSGMAALQTVFALFSQGDHLIVSLDLYGGTYRLLERILSRFGITASYVDTNDLNALEEVRLPNTKAVFIETPTNPLMMITDIEAVCTWASQHKLLTIVDNTLLTPFFQRPIELGADIVVHSATKYLGGHNDVLAGLIVTKGEALSAEMAILHNSIGAVLSPSDSYQLMRGMKTLALRMERHESNALALAHYLMDHDAIAEVFHPGLPDHPGYDVQNRQSSGNTGIFSFKVKDARYVEPLLRHIRLIAFAESLGGVESLMTYPAVQTHADIPVEIRDAVGVDDRLLRFSVGIEHLNDLINDLGQALEAAQAEVEEAVAQQ, translated from the coding sequence ATGGATGAGAAACTCAGAATTGAAAGCAGATTGGCTCAAATCGGTTCGCAGGAAGACCCGGCAACGGGGGCCGTTAATTATCCCATCTATCAATCCACTGCATTCCGCCATCCACGACTCGGACAAAGCACCGGCTTTGACTATATTCGTACCAAGAACCCGACAAGATCCGTATTGGAAAATGTTTCTGCTGAACTTGAATCCGGCGACGCCGGGTTTGCGTGCAGCTCCGGGATGGCTGCGCTGCAAACCGTGTTTGCCTTATTCAGCCAAGGGGATCATCTGATCGTCTCACTCGATCTTTACGGGGGGACGTACCGGCTGCTGGAACGGATATTGTCCAGATTTGGAATTACCGCATCCTATGTGGATACCAATGATCTAAATGCGCTGGAGGAGGTACGTCTTCCTAATACAAAAGCGGTATTTATTGAGACACCCACCAATCCATTAATGATGATTACCGATATCGAGGCTGTGTGTACGTGGGCCAGCCAGCATAAGTTGCTCACCATCGTGGACAATACGTTGCTGACACCTTTCTTTCAGCGGCCGATTGAGCTTGGAGCGGATATTGTAGTTCACAGTGCAACGAAATACCTGGGCGGACATAACGATGTATTGGCTGGACTTATCGTGACTAAGGGGGAAGCCTTGTCAGCTGAAATGGCTATTCTGCATAACTCCATTGGAGCCGTGCTCAGCCCCTCTGACAGCTATCAGTTGATGAGAGGAATGAAGACACTGGCGCTTCGCATGGAGCGGCATGAGAGCAATGCCTTGGCCTTGGCTCATTATCTGATGGACCACGATGCGATTGCGGAAGTATTCCATCCGGGGCTTCCGGATCATCCGGGATATGATGTGCAAAACCGCCAGTCCTCGGGCAATACGGGTATCTTTTCTTTTAAAGTAAAAGATGCCAGATACGTGGAGCCTCTACTCCGCCATATCCGATTAATTGCTTTCGCAGAGAGCCTCGGCGGCGTTGAGTCGCTTATGACTTATCCAGCCGTTCAGACGCACGCTGACATTCCGGTGGAAATACGTGATGCGGTGGGGGTTGATGACCGGCTACTCCGATTCTCCGTTGGGATCGAGCATTTGAACGATTTGATTAACGATCTCGGTCAAGCACTGGAAGCAGCACAGGCCGAAGTAGAAGAGGCAGTTGCTCAACAGTAA
- the mqnC gene encoding cyclic dehypoxanthinyl futalosine synthase: MGAIDLILDKALRGDRLQLEDTVRLFESNEIEKMGAAANIIMKRWHPDPLATFVIGRNINYTNVCDVYCRFCAFYRKPGSDEGYVLSDETIFQKIQETIDVNGTEILMQGGTNPNLPFNYYTDLLRGIKQRFPEITMHSFSPAEIMKMVEVSGLSLEEVVREIHAAGLDSLPGGGAEILDDRTRRKISRLKGSWREWMDVMQTAHKIGMNTTATMVIGLGESMEERALHLLRVREAQDECIANKYDSEGFLAFISWTFQPDNTNLKLDRQTPEEYLKTVAISRLVLDNIKNFQSSWVTMGPEVGKLSLDYGCNDFGSTMIEENVVSSAGAVYKVNIESITQLIREAGKVPAQRNTRYDILRVFNDADAKIDNDFIMQN; encoded by the coding sequence ATGGGTGCGATTGACCTTATTTTGGATAAAGCGCTGCGGGGTGACCGCTTGCAATTAGAAGATACTGTTCGGCTTTTTGAGAGCAATGAGATTGAGAAAATGGGTGCAGCTGCCAATATTATAATGAAACGATGGCATCCGGACCCTCTGGCAACCTTTGTCATCGGTCGTAATATCAACTATACAAATGTGTGCGATGTGTATTGCCGCTTTTGTGCATTTTATCGGAAACCGGGTTCGGATGAAGGATATGTACTGTCAGATGAAACGATCTTCCAGAAAATTCAGGAGACGATTGATGTTAACGGTACAGAAATTCTGATGCAGGGCGGTACCAACCCCAACTTGCCATTCAACTATTATACAGATCTGCTGAGAGGTATTAAGCAACGTTTTCCTGAGATCACCATGCATTCCTTCTCGCCTGCGGAGATTATGAAAATGGTCGAGGTGTCCGGGCTTTCACTGGAGGAAGTGGTACGTGAAATTCATGCTGCCGGTCTGGATTCACTGCCGGGCGGAGGTGCGGAAATTCTTGACGATCGAACCCGCCGCAAAATCAGCCGCCTGAAAGGCTCCTGGCGTGAGTGGATGGACGTGATGCAAACTGCGCACAAAATCGGTATGAACACTACGGCAACGATGGTTATCGGATTGGGTGAAAGTATGGAGGAGCGGGCTTTGCATTTACTGCGGGTACGCGAGGCTCAGGATGAATGTATCGCCAATAAATATGATTCTGAAGGTTTCCTGGCATTTATCTCCTGGACATTCCAACCGGACAATACCAATCTGAAGTTGGACAGACAAACCCCTGAAGAGTACCTGAAGACAGTGGCTATCAGTCGGCTTGTACTGGACAATATCAAGAACTTCCAGTCCTCTTGGGTGACCATGGGTCCTGAAGTAGGCAAGCTTTCACTCGATTATGGCTGTAACGACTTTGGCAGTACCATGATTGAAGAGAACGTTGTTTCCTCCGCTGGAGCTGTCTACAAAGTTAACATCGAATCCATTACCCAACTCATTCGTGAAGCAGGTAAAGTTCCGGCGCAGCGCAATACACGTTACGATATCCTGCGGGTATTTAACGATGCAGATGCGAAGATTGATAATGATTTTATCATGCAGAACTAA
- a CDS encoding transcriptional regulator, producing MSVKEKVLEIIKTAGSPVSAGEVEKLSGLDRKEIDKAFKELKQENAIVSPVRCKWEAAQ from the coding sequence ATGAGCGTGAAGGAAAAAGTATTGGAAATTATAAAAACGGCCGGAAGCCCTGTGAGCGCAGGGGAAGTGGAGAAGCTCTCCGGGTTGGACCGTAAAGAAATTGATAAAGCCTTCAAAGAATTGAAACAGGAAAATGCTATAGTGTCTCCTGTTCGTTGTAAGTGGGAAGCGGCACAATAA
- a CDS encoding sensor histidine kinase encodes MGPLFKNTKWVLQIYFLLSGVVAAALIYAGSCLGYIKVIDYRMWLYLCAGIIVFTIVLGYMASQRIQRRIDHIDLNMLQVAKGNLSVRMPESDDPSFARVYHEFNVMMDTVENKMKLLQRLGEQEVIEKEKAAESAVLEERRRMARDLHDTVSQQLFAIHMSASSLPKVLERNEAHGKTVMDQLITMSQMAQKQMRALIAQLRPVELEGRNLFEALEKWFPDYCRQNGLKGMKELELQGELSEAIEHQLFLIIQEAMANIVKHAGARIVSLSLREASRQVVLSISDDGHGFELMQNKHGSYGLITMRERAEKLGGQVEIISRKGAGTTIRVHIPKFVQEEKVPVAAVAVRKDGEEEAL; translated from the coding sequence ATGGGACCACTTTTCAAAAACACGAAATGGGTGCTGCAAATCTATTTCCTCCTTAGTGGAGTTGTTGCGGCGGCATTGATATATGCCGGTAGTTGTCTAGGTTATATAAAAGTTATCGATTACCGGATGTGGCTCTATTTATGCGCAGGTATTATCGTTTTCACCATTGTTCTAGGATACATGGCAAGTCAGCGGATTCAGCGGCGGATAGATCACATTGATCTGAATATGCTGCAGGTAGCCAAAGGCAACCTTTCTGTCCGTATGCCGGAAAGCGATGATCCGTCTTTTGCCAGAGTCTATCACGAATTTAATGTCATGATGGATACGGTTGAGAACAAAATGAAGCTGCTTCAACGTCTAGGCGAACAAGAGGTTATTGAGAAGGAAAAGGCTGCAGAGAGCGCTGTTCTGGAGGAACGTCGGCGAATGGCCCGAGACCTGCATGATACGGTAAGCCAGCAGCTTTTTGCCATTCATATGTCAGCCTCATCACTGCCTAAAGTGTTGGAAAGAAATGAAGCTCATGGTAAGACGGTTATGGACCAATTGATTACGATGTCCCAAATGGCCCAGAAACAAATGAGAGCACTTATTGCGCAGCTGCGTCCGGTGGAGCTGGAGGGTAGAAATCTTTTTGAGGCGCTGGAGAAATGGTTCCCGGATTATTGTCGTCAGAACGGTCTGAAGGGCATGAAAGAGCTGGAGCTGCAAGGAGAATTATCCGAAGCCATTGAGCATCAGCTGTTTCTAATTATCCAGGAGGCCATGGCCAATATTGTGAAGCATGCAGGAGCGAGGATCGTAAGTCTTTCGTTGCGCGAAGCGTCTCGACAGGTCGTTCTGAGTATCAGCGATGACGGGCATGGTTTTGAGCTTATGCAGAATAAGCACGGATCCTACGGCTTGATTACCATGCGTGAACGTGCGGAGAAGTTGGGCGGTCAGGTGGAGATTATAAGCCGCAAGGGTGCTGGAACCACGATCCGTGTACATATTCCAAAATTTGTTCAAGAAGAAAAAGTGCCGGTTGCTGCTGTAGCTGTAAGGAAAGACGGGGAAGAGGAGGCGTTGTAA
- a CDS encoding toxin-antitoxin system HicB family antitoxin — protein sequence MAAKKSFPLRIDPELHEALERWAGEEFRSVNGHIEYLLRESLRRAGRLPERKRREE from the coding sequence ATGGCGGCTAAGAAAAGCTTTCCGCTGCGGATCGATCCCGAGCTTCATGAGGCGCTCGAGCGCTGGGCAGGAGAGGAATTTCGCAGTGTAAACGGACACATTGAATACTTGCTGCGTGAGTCTTTGAGGCGCGCAGGCCGCTTGCCTGAAAGAAAACGCCGGGAAGAGTAA
- the liaF gene encoding cell wall-active antibiotics response protein LiaF → MKRRLTSQIIGGLVLIGIGAIFLLRQLGYTDFSIGYVFSNFWPVILIAMGVKRLLGTEDYGSKGSSFISGIFFLAMGVFFLGRNLGWFDLSAGDFFRMFIPVMLIGGGLYVIFKPRHSGPPMPPVPPAPSYYPPGNPGKDPLDVEPPKPLESTLDEQFEQKFGKPAGNVDSTSGRKTDWESYLSKDQATDDPELHSTGESRWREKRERHERRHQERMERHARRHHDHWNEEYNGNDDKDSTNRSAFIGDIHMGREHFQLKNTNLSQFIGDTVLDLTNAQIPYGETKINISAFVGDIKVYIPNDMDLGISVNSSSFIGDMQVLEQTRSGFMSNAQFRTPYYKEAGKKIRITVSAFIGDIKVKTVG, encoded by the coding sequence ATGAAAAGACGACTTACGAGCCAGATCATCGGCGGATTGGTTCTGATTGGAATCGGCGCCATATTTTTATTAAGACAGCTGGGATACACTGATTTCAGTATTGGTTATGTCTTCTCAAACTTCTGGCCGGTTATTTTAATTGCGATGGGTGTTAAGCGTTTGCTGGGAACTGAGGATTATGGTTCAAAGGGATCTTCATTCATAAGCGGGATATTCTTTCTGGCGATGGGAGTATTTTTTCTAGGACGAAATTTGGGGTGGTTTGACCTATCAGCAGGCGACTTTTTCAGAATGTTCATTCCAGTAATGCTTATCGGCGGAGGGTTATATGTAATTTTTAAACCGCGTCATTCCGGCCCGCCTATGCCTCCTGTACCTCCAGCACCAAGTTATTACCCTCCGGGTAATCCGGGTAAGGACCCGTTAGATGTAGAGCCACCGAAGCCGCTGGAATCTACACTAGACGAGCAGTTCGAGCAAAAGTTCGGCAAACCTGCCGGTAACGTTGATTCCACTAGCGGTAGAAAGACGGATTGGGAAAGTTATCTTAGCAAAGATCAAGCCACGGATGATCCGGAGCTTCATTCCACAGGAGAATCCCGTTGGAGAGAGAAACGTGAACGGCATGAGCGCAGGCATCAGGAACGGATGGAGCGTCATGCCCGCAGGCACCATGATCACTGGAATGAGGAATATAACGGCAACGATGATAAAGATTCGACGAACCGCTCGGCTTTTATCGGGGATATCCATATGGGACGTGAACATTTTCAACTAAAGAACACGAACCTTTCCCAGTTTATCGGTGATACAGTCTTAGATTTGACGAATGCGCAAATTCCTTATGGCGAGACAAAGATTAACATTTCCGCATTTGTCGGAGACATTAAAGTATATATCCCCAATGATATGGATCTAGGCATTTCAGTAAACAGCAGTTCTTTTATCGGTGATATGCAGGTATTGGAGCAGACACGCAGCGGTTTTATGAGTAATGCACAATTTAGAACGCCTTACTACAAAGAAGCTGGCAAGAAAATCCGTATTACCGTTAGTGCTTTTATTGGGGACATAAAGGTTAAAACGGTGGGTTAA
- a CDS encoding 3D domain-containing protein, with the protein MNKMGIWQRLWCVMVTITLLLAASGVYANSEGQETKPLASGQIIRKQSSTITAMNTPQYKSLTTMAGSPGNTITTQGLAASHDTVKAKPAATKSPQPVSSPKPKATSTANKSSVSKTPISIPVAAPGPEQIIRTMKVTATGYTAGYESTGKNPNHPEYGITYSGVKVRRDKNALSTIAADPKVLPMGSILYIPGYGYAVVADTGSAIKGRKIDLYFATIKQVYKEWGKKTVEVQLIKRGSGKCTEVMLKDLSKAIKTYNAVPQSVLEEII; encoded by the coding sequence ATGAACAAAATGGGCATATGGCAGAGGCTTTGGTGTGTAATGGTAACCATTACTCTGCTTCTGGCTGCATCCGGTGTTTACGCCAATTCTGAGGGACAAGAGACTAAGCCGCTTGCCTCTGGACAGATTATCCGTAAGCAAAGCAGCACAATAACAGCAATGAATACGCCGCAATATAAAAGTTTAACAACGATGGCCGGTTCACCGGGCAATACAATAACCACGCAAGGACTTGCTGCAAGCCATGATACTGTTAAAGCTAAACCGGCTGCAACGAAATCACCACAGCCTGTAAGTTCACCTAAACCGAAGGCAACTTCGACGGCTAACAAAAGTAGTGTAAGCAAAACGCCGATATCTATCCCGGTAGCTGCACCTGGACCAGAGCAAATTATCCGGACCATGAAGGTGACGGCGACGGGTTACACGGCTGGGTATGAATCTACTGGTAAAAATCCAAACCATCCAGAGTACGGTATTACTTATTCCGGCGTTAAAGTTCGCAGAGATAAGAACGCTCTGTCTACCATCGCTGCGGATCCAAAGGTTCTGCCGATGGGCAGCATCCTTTATATACCAGGGTACGGATACGCGGTTGTTGCCGATACGGGATCTGCAATTAAAGGCAGAAAGATTGATTTGTATTTTGCTACAATAAAACAGGTCTACAAAGAGTGGGGCAAAAAGACAGTCGAGGTTCAGCTTATCAAACGCGGCAGCGGGAAATGTACAGAAGTGATGCTGAAGGATCTGAGCAAGGCCATCAAGACGTATAATGCGGTTCCTCAGTCTGTATTGGAAGAAATTATTTAG
- the thrS gene encoding threonine--tRNA ligase, with protein sequence MAVNIKLPDGSVREYADGSSIEDVAASISSGLRKNAAAGKLNGIVVDLSTPVEEGALIEIVTLDSPEGLEVMRHSTAHLMAQAVRRLFGAKEVFLGVGPVIEDGFYYDMDLEHPLNPEDLVKIEKEMERIINENLPIVRKEVSRKDALEIFGELGDPYKLELIEALPEDSVISIYEQGEFFDLCRGPHVPSTSKIKVFKLMNVAGAYWRGDSKNKMLQRVYGTAWIKKAQLDEHLRLLEEAKKRDHRKLGKELEIFTFNNLVGQGLPIWLPRGAKLRSILERYIVDLEASLGYQHVYTPVLGNVELYKTSGHWEHYQDDMFPKMTIDTEEFVLRPMNCPHHMMIYKSSMHSYRDLPIRIAELGIQHRYEMSGALTGLHRVRSMTLNDAHIFCRLDQIKGEFTRVIELIKQVYSDFGIHDYRFRLSYRDPKDTEKYFQNDEMWETAQRMLREVVEEAGLPFYEAEGEAAFYGPKLDVQIKTVLGKEETLSTAQIDFLLPERFELEYVGDDGQKHRPVVLHRGILGTMERFVAFLLENFAGALPLWLSPQQVKVIPVSTAFDDYAKEVTDKLRRRGISADADLRNEKLGYKIREAQLEKLPYMFVVGENEMNAGTVAIRKRGEGDIGAKPLQEVIESLVEEIAGRVIS encoded by the coding sequence ATGGCAGTAAATATCAAGCTTCCGGACGGCTCCGTCCGGGAATACGCAGATGGAAGCAGCATCGAAGATGTAGCAGCTTCCATCAGCAGCGGTCTCCGCAAGAATGCGGCGGCAGGCAAATTGAATGGAATCGTTGTAGATCTCTCTACTCCGGTTGAAGAAGGTGCGTTGATTGAAATCGTAACTTTGGACTCTCCGGAGGGTCTAGAAGTGATGCGGCACAGTACGGCTCACCTTATGGCGCAAGCCGTAAGACGATTGTTTGGTGCCAAAGAAGTTTTCCTGGGCGTAGGCCCGGTTATTGAGGACGGCTTCTACTACGATATGGATTTGGAGCATCCTCTTAACCCAGAGGATCTAGTGAAGATTGAGAAGGAAATGGAACGCATCATCAACGAGAACCTTCCCATCGTACGTAAAGAGGTTAGCCGTAAGGATGCTCTTGAAATCTTCGGTGAACTGGGTGACCCTTACAAGCTGGAACTTATTGAGGCTTTGCCTGAAGACAGCGTGATCTCTATTTATGAGCAGGGCGAATTCTTCGACTTATGCCGGGGTCCGCATGTTCCTTCTACTTCCAAGATCAAAGTATTTAAGCTTATGAATGTAGCGGGCGCTTACTGGCGCGGGGACAGCAAGAACAAAATGCTGCAGCGTGTATATGGAACTGCCTGGATCAAAAAAGCTCAGTTGGATGAGCATCTTCGCTTGCTAGAAGAAGCCAAGAAGCGGGATCACCGCAAGCTCGGCAAAGAGCTGGAAATCTTCACTTTCAATAACCTGGTGGGTCAAGGCTTGCCAATTTGGCTTCCAAGGGGTGCAAAGCTACGGAGCATACTGGAACGCTATATCGTGGATCTGGAAGCTAGCCTCGGGTACCAGCATGTCTATACACCGGTACTTGGAAACGTAGAACTATACAAAACTTCCGGACACTGGGAACATTATCAGGATGACATGTTCCCTAAGATGACAATCGACACTGAAGAATTTGTTCTTCGCCCAATGAACTGTCCGCATCACATGATGATTTATAAGAGTTCCATGCACAGCTACCGTGATCTTCCGATCCGTATTGCCGAACTTGGCATTCAGCACCGTTATGAAATGTCCGGCGCTTTGACTGGTCTGCACCGTGTACGTTCGATGACATTGAATGATGCACATATCTTCTGTCGTCTGGATCAAATAAAGGGTGAGTTTACTCGTGTTATTGAGCTGATCAAGCAGGTCTACAGTGATTTCGGTATACATGATTACCGTTTCCGCTTGTCCTACCGTGATCCTAAGGATACTGAAAAGTATTTCCAGAATGATGAGATGTGGGAGACTGCACAACGCATGCTGCGTGAGGTTGTAGAGGAAGCAGGACTGCCATTCTACGAAGCAGAAGGTGAAGCAGCGTTCTACGGACCTAAGCTGGACGTTCAGATTAAGACAGTGTTGGGTAAAGAAGAGACTTTATCTACTGCACAGATCGACTTCCTGCTGCCTGAGCGCTTTGAGCTGGAATATGTCGGTGATGATGGACAAAAGCATCGTCCAGTCGTTCTGCACCGCGGTATTTTGGGCACTATGGAGCGTTTTGTTGCTTTCCTACTGGAGAACTTTGCGGGTGCACTGCCACTTTGGCTTTCACCACAACAGGTTAAGGTTATTCCAGTTTCAACTGCCTTTGATGATTATGCGAAGGAAGTTACTGACAAGCTGCGCCGCCGGGGCATTTCTGCTGATGCTGATTTGCGTAATGAGAAGCTGGGTTACAAAATACGGGAAGCTCAGCTGGAAAAGCTGCCTTACATGTTCGTAGTCGGTGAGAACGAGATGAATGCCGGAACCGTAGCTATTCGTAAGCGCGGAGAAGGCGATATCGGGGCGAAGCCGCTGCAAGAGGTTATTGAATCATTAGTAGAGGAAATTGCTGGACGCGTTATTTCTTAA